One Acidimicrobiales bacterium genomic region harbors:
- a CDS encoding TIGR01777 family oxidoreductase: MDIAITGSTGLIGEALRTRLLADGHRVVRVVRHAPEGPDEIRWDPGAGRLAASDLDGLDAVVHLAGEGIAEKRWTPAQKDRILTSRTAGTTLLAERLAEAGDGPRVLISGSAIGWYGDRGDEVLTEASPIGDGFLADVCRQWEAAADPARAAGVRVAHIRTGIVLDPHGGVLAKQLPLFKVGLGGRIGSGRQYMSWIAIEDEVGAICHLLDHEVEGPVNLTAPDPVTNRAFTEALGAALHRPTVVPVPGFGPKLLFGGELVDELLLASQRVLPERLTESGYAFSQPELGPALETLLAPTPAGG; this comes from the coding sequence ATGGACATCGCCATCACCGGTTCGACCGGCCTCATCGGGGAGGCGCTGCGCACCCGGCTGCTCGCCGATGGTCACCGGGTGGTCCGGGTCGTCCGCCACGCGCCCGAGGGGCCCGACGAGATCCGGTGGGACCCGGGCGCCGGGCGGCTCGCGGCGTCCGACCTCGACGGCCTCGACGCCGTGGTCCACCTCGCCGGTGAGGGCATCGCCGAGAAGCGGTGGACGCCCGCCCAGAAGGACCGGATCCTCACGAGTCGGACCGCCGGCACCACGCTGCTCGCGGAGCGCCTGGCCGAGGCCGGCGACGGGCCGAGGGTGCTGATCAGCGGCTCCGCCATCGGCTGGTACGGCGACCGTGGTGACGAGGTGCTGACGGAGGCCTCCCCGATCGGCGACGGCTTCCTCGCCGATGTCTGCCGCCAATGGGAGGCCGCGGCCGACCCGGCCCGCGCCGCCGGCGTGCGCGTGGCCCACATCCGCACCGGCATCGTCCTCGATCCGCACGGCGGTGTCCTGGCCAAGCAGCTCCCGCTGTTCAAGGTCGGGCTCGGGGGGCGCATCGGGAGCGGCCGCCAGTACATGAGCTGGATCGCCATCGAGGACGAGGTCGGCGCCATCTGCCACCTGCTCGACCACGAGGTCGAGGGCCCGGTGAACCTCACCGCTCCCGACCCCGTCACCAATCGGGCCTTCACCGAGGCCCTCGGCGCCGCCCTGCACCGCCCCACCGTCGTGCCCGTGCCCGGCTTCGGGCCCAAGCTCCTCTTCGGTGGCGAGCTCGTGGACGAGCTCCTCCTCGCCAGCCAGCGGGTGCTGCCCGAGCGGCTCACCGAGTCGGGCTACGCGTTCTCCCAGCCCGAGCTGGGTCCCGCGCTCGAGACGCTGCTCGCCCCCACCCCCGCCGGCGGGTGA
- a CDS encoding HAD-IB family hydrolase, with product MAAFDFDGTLTPRDTLVPFLARSYGRRRLLQVAASVGPPWRLEAEVHRRDHAKAQLLRRLTRGDDPDRLADLGRSYAERLEGVLRPEMRERVEAHRRAGHELVAVSASLVTYLDPLLGERLGFDQVIAVELAVGADGRLSGEMVRPNVRGPQKEVRLREWLAATGEADDVELWAYGNSSGDAELLAMADHAALLAGRGRPALPPLD from the coding sequence GTGGCGGCGTTCGATTTCGACGGCACCCTGACGCCGCGGGACACCCTGGTCCCCTTCCTCGCCCGCAGCTACGGGCGCCGGCGCCTCCTCCAGGTCGCCGCCTCCGTGGGCCCCCCGTGGCGCCTCGAAGCCGAGGTCCACCGGCGGGACCACGCCAAGGCCCAGCTACTGCGCCGCCTGACCCGGGGCGACGATCCCGACCGCCTCGCCGATCTCGGCCGGAGCTACGCCGAGCGCCTCGAGGGCGTGCTGCGTCCCGAGATGCGCGAGCGGGTCGAGGCCCACCGCCGGGCCGGGCACGAGCTCGTCGCCGTCTCCGCCTCCCTCGTCACCTACCTCGACCCGCTCCTGGGCGAGCGCCTCGGCTTCGACCAGGTCATCGCCGTCGAGCTGGCGGTCGGCGCCGACGGCCGCCTGTCGGGCGAGATGGTGCGTCCCAACGTCCGCGGCCCGCAGAAGGAGGTGCGCCTCCGCGAGTGGCTGGCCGCCACGGGCGAGGCCGACGACGTCGAGCTGTGGGCCTACGGGAACTCCTCGGGCGATGCCGAGCTCCTCGCCATGGCCGACCACGCCGCGTTGCTGGCCGGGCGGGGACGGCCCGCGCTCCCCCCGCTGGACTGA
- a CDS encoding SDR family NAD(P)-dependent oxidoreductase produces the protein MDIDGVSAIVTGGASGLGEATSRRLAAQGARVVVLDMQDDKGNALASELGGIFVHADVTSTEEVQAAVDAASELGPLRVLVNCAGIGWAQRTVDRSGGPADLGAFEKVVSVNLVGTFNCIRLAASAMSQTEPGEYGERGAIVNTASVAAFDGQIGQASYSASKGGVVGMTLPIARDLAAVGVRVNTIAPGLIDTPLLGLLPDEQKDVLAQSVLFPKRLGTPDDFASLALELVTNGYLNGETFRLDGGIRMPPK, from the coding sequence ATGGACATCGATGGAGTTTCCGCAATCGTCACCGGCGGCGCCTCGGGCCTCGGTGAGGCGACCTCTCGCCGCCTGGCCGCCCAAGGCGCACGCGTGGTGGTGCTCGACATGCAGGACGACAAGGGCAACGCTCTCGCCTCCGAGCTCGGCGGCATCTTCGTGCACGCCGACGTCACGAGCACCGAAGAGGTACAGGCCGCGGTCGACGCCGCCAGCGAGCTCGGCCCGCTGCGCGTCCTCGTCAACTGCGCCGGCATCGGGTGGGCGCAGCGCACGGTCGATCGCAGCGGGGGCCCCGCCGACCTCGGTGCGTTCGAGAAGGTGGTCTCGGTCAACCTGGTCGGCACCTTCAACTGCATCCGGTTGGCAGCCTCGGCCATGAGCCAGACCGAGCCCGGCGAGTACGGCGAGCGCGGTGCGATCGTCAACACCGCCTCGGTGGCGGCCTTCGACGGCCAGATCGGCCAGGCCTCGTACTCCGCCTCCAAGGGCGGCGTCGTGGGCATGACCCTGCCCATCGCCCGCGATCTCGCCGCCGTGGGCGTCCGGGTCAACACCATCGCCCCGGGCCTCATCGACACGCCCCTGCTGGGCCTCCTGCCCGACGAGCAGAAGGACGTGCTGGCCCAGAGCGTGCTGTTCCCCAAGCGCCTCGGCACGCCCGACGACTTCGCGTCGCTGGCGCTCGAGCTCGTCACCAACGGCTACCTCAACGGGGAGACCTTCCGCCTCGACGGCGGCATCCGGATGCCCCCCAAGTGA
- a CDS encoding aspartyl/asparaginyl beta-hydroxylase domain-containing protein, with translation MNARRRQSAMERIENTLSKLVDLDRWLIDRHFPITNQSIDPLTIPWAPAVAAHWPDIRRELDDLLATGIQMPDINEVMGEELGAEGPWTTYILYSFGSWVEANAARCPATAEVCRGIPDLEIAGFTVLDGGTHIPLHRGPFRALRYQLGVKVPEPIGACRLQVADEVIVWEDGKSLAFDDACEHEAWNDTDEARYVFFVQTRWPLPGWEGMVHRGIHRVLALAARSVPTRAEELDVALNGWR, from the coding sequence ATGAACGCACGGCGCCGCCAGTCGGCGATGGAGCGCATCGAGAACACGCTCTCCAAGCTCGTCGACCTCGACCGTTGGCTCATCGACCGGCACTTCCCCATCACCAACCAGTCGATCGACCCGCTCACCATCCCCTGGGCGCCCGCAGTGGCCGCGCACTGGCCCGACATCCGCCGTGAGCTCGACGACCTGCTCGCCACGGGCATCCAGATGCCCGACATCAACGAGGTGATGGGCGAGGAGCTCGGCGCCGAGGGTCCCTGGACCACCTACATCCTCTATTCGTTCGGCTCCTGGGTGGAGGCGAACGCGGCCCGCTGCCCCGCCACCGCCGAGGTGTGCCGCGGGATCCCCGACCTCGAGATCGCGGGGTTCACCGTCCTCGACGGCGGCACCCACATCCCGCTGCACCGCGGGCCGTTCCGTGCCCTGCGCTACCAGCTCGGGGTGAAGGTGCCCGAGCCGATCGGCGCGTGCCGCCTCCAGGTGGCCGACGAGGTCATCGTGTGGGAGGACGGCAAGAGCCTCGCCTTCGACGACGCCTGCGAGCACGAGGCGTGGAACGACACCGACGAGGCCCGCTACGTCTTCTTCGTGCAGACCCGCTGGCCCCTCCCGGGCTGGGAGGGGATGGTGCACCGCGGCATCCACCGCGTGCTCGCCCTCGCGGCCCGCAGCGTCCCCACGCGCGCCGAGGAGCTCGACGTCGCCCTCAACGGCTGGCGCTGA
- a CDS encoding SGNH/GDSL hydrolase family protein → MPGDWAARTSDVPGATTGGPPPITTRQRIAPSIGLCIVAALLTLLGREIAALVAVAGAIGVGVASFASDGFVRAFHRLQHRIAHGVGVGLTFVLLVPVHYLILTPAGFIARLFRVDTLRPTSGGDGWQERSPEHRSRPRKGYADERSTLAPESRNDRRWRTVRVVAVVLLVEALAVGIFVVIDRRTTPQQEFQGVSGPGPRDSAALRDLPYVDEMQTQLGQVASGGVYTPTQDQSLRDFQSRYVNVTNRVRRSYETTLPGEPLDVWFFGGSTMFGFDGQRDDHTIPSEVVRLGEAEGRPIRARNYGAQGLTNYQETQIFAQLLVSGERPDLVVFYDGINDIALQLQNALAHRDVAGEPGQLQSNLIREAMTATGITPSDAAPSPLLPANAPVPAGEVSLDDLVQDIVGVYGDGIELSINLGNAYGVPVLHFWQPDLLTRTPLDPGEEELLAVQGMDEMIYGSLRAFWARVRAALPEGVIDISTAFDQLDVPVLSDIVHVNEDGARAVAAAMYPSIAAAAPATPAP, encoded by the coding sequence ATGCCCGGGGACTGGGCCGCCCGGACGAGCGACGTCCCTGGCGCCACGACGGGCGGGCCGCCGCCGATCACCACCCGACAGCGCATCGCCCCGTCCATCGGCCTGTGCATCGTGGCGGCCCTCCTCACCCTGCTGGGCCGGGAGATCGCCGCGTTGGTGGCGGTCGCCGGCGCAATCGGGGTGGGCGTCGCTTCCTTCGCCTCGGACGGGTTCGTGCGGGCCTTCCACCGCCTCCAGCACCGCATCGCCCACGGCGTGGGTGTCGGCCTCACCTTCGTCCTCCTGGTGCCGGTGCACTACCTGATCCTGACGCCCGCGGGGTTCATCGCCCGGTTGTTCCGGGTGGACACGCTGCGACCCACCAGCGGCGGCGACGGCTGGCAGGAGCGCTCCCCCGAGCATCGCTCGCGCCCCCGCAAGGGCTACGCCGACGAGCGCTCGACCCTGGCCCCCGAGAGCCGCAACGACCGCCGCTGGCGGACCGTCCGTGTCGTGGCGGTGGTGCTCCTCGTCGAGGCCCTCGCCGTCGGCATCTTCGTGGTGATCGACCGGCGCACCACACCTCAACAGGAGTTCCAGGGGGTGTCCGGGCCGGGCCCACGTGACTCCGCGGCGCTGCGCGACCTGCCCTACGTCGACGAGATGCAGACCCAGTTGGGCCAGGTCGCCTCCGGCGGCGTGTACACGCCCACCCAGGACCAGTCGCTCCGGGACTTCCAGAGCCGGTACGTCAACGTGACCAACCGGGTGCGGCGCAGCTACGAGACCACCCTTCCCGGCGAGCCCCTGGACGTCTGGTTCTTCGGGGGCTCGACCATGTTCGGCTTCGACGGCCAGCGCGACGACCACACCATCCCCTCCGAGGTGGTCCGCCTGGGCGAGGCCGAGGGCCGGCCCATCCGGGCCCGGAACTACGGCGCGCAGGGGCTGACGAACTACCAGGAGACACAGATCTTCGCCCAGCTGCTGGTGTCCGGCGAGCGCCCCGACCTGGTGGTGTTCTACGACGGCATCAACGACATCGCGCTGCAGCTCCAGAACGCCCTGGCCCACCGCGACGTCGCCGGCGAGCCCGGTCAGCTCCAGTCCAACCTCATCCGCGAGGCCATGACCGCGACGGGCATCACACCCTCCGACGCGGCGCCCTCGCCGCTGCTCCCCGCCAACGCCCCCGTGCCCGCGGGTGAGGTCTCGCTCGACGACCTGGTGCAGGACATCGTCGGCGTCTACGGCGACGGCATCGAGCTCTCGATCAACCTCGGCAACGCCTACGGCGTGCCGGTGCTGCACTTCTGGCAGCCGGACCTCCTCACCCGTACACCACTCGATCCCGGCGAGGAGGAGCTGCTGGCCGTGCAGGGCATGGACGAGATGATCTACGGCTCGCTACGTGCCTTCTGGGCCCGCGTCCGGGCGGCGCTGCCCGAGGGCGTCATCGACATCTCGACCGCCTTCGATCAGCTGGACGTGCCCGTCCTGAGCGACATCGTGCACGTCAACGAGGACGGCGCCCGGGCGGTGGCCGCCGCGATGTACCCGTCGATCGCCGCGGCGGCGCCGGCCACCCCGGCCCCCTGA
- a CDS encoding cryptochrome/photolyase family protein, with product MARTVWVLGDQLNRRIGALADARPGEDRVLLVESRAKLDGRRHRQRTHLVVAALRRFATELEAAGFEVDHRRAPTLLAGLAAHRRERRPDEVVATEPNSWAARAVLGREGVTTVRSNQFLCHPDEFAAWVAGRGSRRLRMEDFYRWQRARLGYLMDGDDPAGGRWNFDDQNREPPPKEANPWPTPVRSALDDVDREVLDAIGPEGFGADPEGWWPTSRRQALARLRHAVDVVLPMFGPHEDVIVERSWHVAHTLLSPPLNVGLLLPGEVADAAEAAYRDGRVPIASAEGFVRQVIGWREYVWGTYWHGMPGYDEQNALEAHAPLPVAFRVPGRTRMRCVQQAVEGLHDRGWVHHIQRLMVFANLSTLAGVEPREVVRWMTDSFVDGDEWVMLPNLIGMGLHADGGRMATKPYVSGGRYLDRMTDHCRGCAYDPTKRVGERACPFTTLYWDFLDRHRERFARNARMAQAVRGLDRLADLPEVRARAVEIRQGLRAGTV from the coding sequence GTGGCGCGCACGGTCTGGGTCCTCGGGGACCAGCTCAACCGGCGGATCGGGGCGCTCGCCGACGCCCGGCCGGGGGAGGACCGGGTGCTGCTGGTCGAGAGCCGGGCCAAGCTCGACGGGCGCCGCCACCGGCAGCGCACCCACCTGGTCGTCGCCGCGCTGCGCCGCTTCGCCACCGAGCTCGAGGCCGCCGGCTTCGAGGTCGACCACCGGCGGGCGCCGACGCTGCTCGCCGGGCTGGCCGCCCACCGTCGCGAGCGCCGGCCCGATGAAGTGGTCGCCACCGAGCCCAACTCGTGGGCCGCCCGGGCGGTGCTCGGGCGAGAAGGCGTGACCACGGTCCGGTCGAACCAGTTCCTCTGCCATCCCGACGAGTTCGCGGCGTGGGTGGCGGGCCGGGGGAGCCGTCGCCTGCGCATGGAGGACTTCTACCGCTGGCAGCGCGCCCGCCTCGGCTACCTGATGGACGGCGACGACCCCGCCGGCGGGCGCTGGAACTTCGACGACCAGAACCGGGAGCCGCCGCCGAAGGAGGCGAACCCTTGGCCGACACCGGTGCGCTCGGCCCTCGACGACGTCGATCGGGAGGTGCTGGACGCGATCGGTCCCGAGGGCTTCGGCGCCGACCCCGAGGGCTGGTGGCCGACGAGTCGTCGCCAGGCGCTGGCGCGCCTGCGTCACGCCGTCGACGTCGTCCTGCCGATGTTCGGCCCCCACGAGGACGTGATCGTCGAGCGCAGCTGGCACGTGGCCCACACGCTGCTCAGCCCGCCGCTCAACGTCGGCCTGCTCCTCCCCGGGGAGGTCGCCGACGCCGCCGAGGCCGCCTACCGGGACGGCCGGGTGCCCATCGCCTCTGCGGAGGGCTTCGTCCGCCAGGTGATCGGCTGGCGGGAGTACGTCTGGGGCACCTACTGGCACGGGATGCCGGGCTACGACGAGCAGAACGCGCTGGAGGCGCACGCACCCCTGCCCGTCGCCTTCCGGGTGCCCGGGCGGACCCGGATGCGCTGCGTGCAGCAGGCCGTCGAGGGGCTCCACGACCGCGGGTGGGTGCACCACATCCAGCGGCTCATGGTCTTCGCCAACCTGTCGACCCTCGCCGGCGTCGAGCCCCGGGAGGTCGTGCGCTGGATGACCGACTCGTTCGTCGACGGCGACGAGTGGGTGATGCTGCCGAACCTGATCGGCATGGGACTGCACGCGGACGGGGGGCGCATGGCCACCAAGCCCTATGTGTCGGGGGGTCGCTACCTCGACCGCATGACCGACCACTGCCGTGGTTGCGCCTACGACCCCACCAAGCGGGTGGGTGAGCGCGCCTGTCCGTTCACGACCCTGTACTGGGATTTCCTCGACCGTCATCGGGAGCGGTTCGCGCGGAACGCCCGGATGGCCCAGGCGGTGCGGGGCCTCGATCGCCTCGCCGACCTCCCCGAGGTGCGTGCCCGGGCCGTCGAGATCCGCCAGGGGCTGCGGGCCGGCACCGTCTGA
- a CDS encoding hydantoinase B/oxoprolinase family protein, translating into MSLDPASLQVLISRLTGVAEEMGAVLRRAAFSPNIKERADCSAALFTASGELLVQAEHIPVHLGSMPASVAAAVARFGDGLAPGQQVLLNDPFAGGTHLNDLTLVAPVHVDGRLVGWVANRAHHADVGGAAPGSLPADAVEVFQEGLRLPPVVLDDGVRAVLFANSRTPEERRGDLDAQVGANVVGAAGLAALADAPLDEVLSYGERRMRAALSGLPDGTWGFADVLDSFGPADDQQVPTPVVVTLTVDGDEAAFDFTGSGPQRRGNVNAVEAVTVSSVAFALRSATDPTLPANGGALRPVTVVAPAGTVVAARPPAAVGAGNVEVSQRVADVCLGALAQAVPDRVGAASQGTMNNVLIGGTGGSDSGTDGGAWVYYETVGGGQGARPGDHGRDGMSGVHTAMTNTRNTPIEALERAYPMRVRALRLRPGTGGAGRWRGGDGIERDLEVLVDATVSLITERRVSAPWGLAGGEAGAVGENWLLPGGEEGAAIRLPDKCTVHLKAGDVVRMRTPGGGGWGPASSP; encoded by the coding sequence GTGAGCCTCGACCCGGCGTCGCTCCAGGTGCTCATCTCCCGGCTCACCGGGGTGGCCGAGGAGATGGGGGCCGTGCTGCGCCGGGCCGCCTTCAGCCCCAACATCAAGGAGCGGGCCGACTGCTCGGCGGCGCTGTTCACCGCGTCGGGAGAGCTGCTGGTGCAGGCCGAGCACATCCCGGTGCACCTGGGCTCTATGCCGGCCTCGGTGGCCGCCGCGGTCGCCCGCTTCGGCGACGGTCTGGCTCCGGGCCAACAGGTGCTGCTGAACGACCCCTTCGCCGGGGGCACCCATCTCAACGACCTGACCCTCGTCGCCCCGGTCCACGTCGACGGTCGCCTGGTGGGCTGGGTGGCCAACCGGGCCCACCATGCCGACGTCGGCGGCGCCGCCCCGGGCTCGTTGCCCGCCGACGCCGTGGAGGTGTTCCAGGAGGGACTGCGCCTCCCACCCGTGGTGCTCGACGACGGAGTGCGGGCCGTGCTGTTCGCCAACTCCCGGACCCCCGAGGAGCGTCGGGGCGACCTCGACGCCCAGGTGGGCGCCAACGTGGTGGGAGCCGCCGGCCTCGCCGCGCTCGCCGATGCTCCCCTCGACGAGGTGCTGTCGTACGGCGAGCGGCGGATGCGGGCGGCGCTGTCCGGCCTCCCGGATGGCACGTGGGGGTTCGCCGATGTGCTCGACTCCTTCGGGCCCGCCGACGACCAGCAGGTGCCCACGCCCGTGGTCGTCACCCTCACCGTGGACGGCGACGAGGCCGCCTTCGACTTCACCGGGTCGGGCCCGCAGCGCCGGGGCAACGTCAACGCCGTGGAGGCGGTGACGGTGTCATCGGTGGCGTTCGCCTTGCGCTCGGCCACGGACCCCACTCTCCCCGCCAACGGCGGCGCCCTCCGACCGGTGACGGTGGTCGCTCCGGCGGGCACGGTCGTCGCGGCCCGTCCGCCGGCCGCGGTGGGCGCCGGCAATGTCGAGGTCAGCCAACGGGTGGCCGACGTGTGCCTCGGCGCCCTGGCCCAGGCCGTCCCCGACCGGGTCGGCGCGGCGTCGCAGGGCACCATGAACAACGTGCTCATCGGCGGCACCGGCGGCTCGGACTCGGGCACCGACGGCGGGGCGTGGGTGTACTACGAGACCGTCGGCGGCGGCCAGGGCGCCCGCCCCGGCGACCACGGCCGCGACGGCATGAGCGGCGTCCACACCGCCATGACCAACACCCGGAACACCCCGATCGAGGCGCTGGAGCGGGCGTACCCGATGCGGGTGAGGGCCCTGCGCCTGCGTCCGGGCACCGGGGGCGCCGGCCGGTGGCGAGGCGGTGACGGGATCGAGCGGGACCTCGAGGTGCTGGTGGACGCGACGGTGTCGCTCATCACCGAGCGCCGGGTCTCCGCGCCCTGGGGCCTCGCCGGCGGCGAGGCGGGGGCGGTGGGGGAGAACTGGCTGCTCCCGGGCGGGGAGGAAGGGGCCGCCATCCGCCTCCCCGACAAGTGCACGGTCCACCTGAAGGCCGGCGACGTCGTCCGCATGCGCACCCCCGGCGGCGGCGGCTGGGGTCCGGCCTCGAGTCCCTGA
- a CDS encoding hydantoinase/oxoprolinase family protein, with the protein MRIGSDAGGTFTDLVDDRGAVAKVLSTPRHPADAVQHGVAALGGHPQVLAHGTTVATNALLERRGATVALVTNEGFADVVEIARQHRPSLYDPWVDRPEPLVTRAHRYEVAGRLDHHGNELDPAGVPPALADDVEAVAVCLLHADVDPRHEQAVAAALRASGHDVSASHEVAPEFREYERTVTTVLNAYLRPACGAYLRSLTSMADAVTVMTSAGGLVTVEEAAATPALLLLSGPAGGARAAAAVARANGFATALSFDMGGTSTDVCLILDGHPTPAAQRDVAGLPVRLPSLDVHTIGAGGGSIARVDPGGALVVGPGSAGADPGPACYGRGGRAPTVTDANLVAGRIPADAEFPGLGRLDRVAAVAALESLRVGSAEAAAEGVLAVVDASMERALRTVSVARGVDPREGALVAFGGAGPLHACALADALGVATVLVPARAGVLSAVGILAGPRQHDLVRSWPDPSDLEGVEAALDRMVGEAASGLGGGATGAEVLVERLVDCRYAGQSHELSVADVGAFPAEHERRNGYARPGAPVEVVALRATARLPAPLDVADLPEPDRPHGVGPVALVEPDTTVWLPEGWRAEQGEAGALRLVRASSPSREATR; encoded by the coding sequence GTGCGCATCGGGTCGGACGCCGGAGGGACCTTCACGGACCTCGTCGACGACCGGGGCGCGGTGGCGAAGGTGCTCTCGACGCCCCGGCATCCCGCCGACGCCGTGCAGCACGGGGTGGCCGCGCTGGGCGGCCACCCCCAGGTGCTCGCCCACGGCACCACCGTGGCCACCAACGCACTGCTGGAGCGGCGGGGCGCAACGGTCGCCCTCGTGACCAACGAGGGCTTCGCCGACGTCGTCGAGATCGCCCGCCAGCACCGGCCCTCGCTCTACGACCCGTGGGTCGACCGCCCCGAGCCGCTCGTCACGAGAGCGCACCGCTACGAGGTCGCGGGCCGCTTGGACCACCACGGCAACGAGCTCGACCCGGCCGGGGTGCCCCCGGCGCTGGCCGACGACGTCGAGGCGGTGGCGGTGTGCCTGCTGCACGCCGATGTCGACCCCCGTCACGAACAGGCGGTGGCGGCGGCGCTGCGGGCGTCCGGACACGACGTGAGCGCCTCGCACGAGGTGGCCCCGGAGTTCCGGGAGTACGAACGCACCGTCACGACGGTGCTGAACGCCTACCTGCGCCCGGCGTGCGGTGCCTACCTCCGCTCGCTCACGTCGATGGCGGACGCGGTGACGGTGATGACCTCGGCGGGAGGATTGGTCACGGTGGAAGAGGCCGCGGCGACGCCGGCGCTGCTTCTCTTGTCGGGACCGGCCGGCGGCGCCCGGGCCGCCGCCGCCGTGGCCCGGGCCAACGGCTTCGCCACCGCGCTCAGCTTCGACATGGGGGGCACGAGCACCGACGTGTGCCTGATCCTCGACGGCCACCCGACCCCGGCCGCCCAGCGCGATGTCGCCGGGTTGCCCGTCCGCCTGCCCTCGCTCGACGTGCACACCATCGGGGCGGGAGGCGGCTCCATCGCCAGGGTCGACCCGGGCGGCGCGCTGGTGGTGGGCCCGGGCAGCGCCGGCGCCGACCCGGGGCCGGCGTGCTATGGGCGAGGCGGCCGGGCGCCGACGGTCACCGACGCCAACCTGGTCGCCGGCCGCATCCCCGCCGACGCAGAGTTCCCCGGGCTGGGTCGGCTCGACCGGGTGGCCGCGGTGGCGGCCCTCGAGTCCCTGAGGGTGGGGTCCGCCGAGGCCGCCGCCGAGGGCGTGCTCGCCGTGGTGGACGCCTCGATGGAGCGGGCGCTGCGGACCGTGTCGGTGGCCCGGGGCGTGGATCCCCGCGAGGGGGCGCTGGTGGCCTTCGGCGGCGCCGGCCCGCTGCACGCCTGTGCCCTGGCCGACGCCCTCGGGGTGGCCACCGTGCTCGTGCCCGCCCGGGCCGGCGTCCTCTCGGCGGTCGGCATCCTGGCCGGGCCCCGCCAGCACGACCTCGTGCGGTCCTGGCCCGACCCGTCCGACCTGGAGGGTGTCGAGGCGGCGCTCGACCGCATGGTCGGCGAGGCCGCCTCCGGCTTGGGCGGCGGTGCCACCGGTGCGGAGGTTCTCGTCGAGCGCCTGGTCGACTGCCGCTACGCCGGTCAGAGCCACGAGCTCTCGGTGGCCGACGTGGGGGCCTTCCCGGCTGAGCACGAGCGTCGCAACGGCTACGCCCGCCCAGGCGCCCCCGTCGAGGTCGTCGCCCTCCGGGCCACGGCCCGCCTCCCCGCGCCGCTCGACGTGGCCGACCTGCCCGAGCCGGACCGACCCCACGGCGTGGGGCCGGTGGCGCTGGTCGAGCCCGACACGACCGTGTGGCTCCCGGAAGGCTGGCGGGCCGAGCAGGGCGAGGCCGGCGCCCTGCGGCTCGTCCGGGCCTCGTCACCTTCTCGAGAGGCGACGCGGTGA
- a CDS encoding J domain-containing protein, which yields MAMFRRKAKDGEPATDNVDLSDGDHAWWANGRVQHTPTFTPDEVDAPVEAPTPSSDAPWAFTDVFSADVDGAIDREFGTTEPGKGPAGEPTGDGRSLAEVFMEESAYRTLGLEPGASWDDVVLAHRRLAKRFHPDRLIHAEDHERAEGEQKMIEANAAYETLRKQHRPHTHTSGLFSR from the coding sequence GTGGCGATGTTCCGGCGCAAGGCCAAGGATGGCGAGCCGGCGACGGACAACGTGGACCTGAGCGATGGTGACCATGCCTGGTGGGCCAACGGCCGGGTCCAGCACACCCCCACCTTCACGCCCGACGAGGTCGACGCACCCGTCGAGGCCCCCACCCCCTCGAGCGACGCGCCATGGGCGTTCACCGACGTCTTCTCGGCCGACGTGGACGGGGCCATCGACCGGGAGTTCGGTACCACCGAGCCCGGGAAGGGCCCCGCCGGTGAGCCCACCGGCGACGGGCGCAGCCTCGCCGAGGTCTTCATGGAGGAGTCGGCCTACCGGACCTTGGGCCTCGAGCCCGGCGCCTCATGGGACGACGTCGTCCTCGCCCACCGCCGACTGGCCAAGCGCTTCCACCCCGACCGCCTCATCCACGCCGAGGACCACGAGCGCGCCGAGGGCGAGCAGAAGATGATCGAGGCCAACGCCGCCTACGAGACCCTGCGCAAGCAGCACCGCCCCCACACCCACACCTCGGGGCTCTTCAGCCGCTGA
- a CDS encoding ribonuclease HI, which produces MAEPTLVYTDGACSGNPGPGGWAWAVPGGAFASGAAAHTTNQRMEIFAALEALYAIEGPVLVVSDSTYVVNCFKDRWYEGWKRRNWTNSQKKPVANRDLWEPLIDRYLARGDVTFRWVKGHSGDPMNDLVDALAVEACQTQASRSGDAPPDL; this is translated from the coding sequence ATGGCCGAGCCGACCCTCGTGTACACAGACGGCGCGTGCTCGGGGAACCCCGGCCCCGGCGGGTGGGCGTGGGCCGTTCCCGGCGGCGCCTTCGCCAGCGGCGCGGCGGCGCACACCACCAACCAGCGCATGGAGATCTTCGCGGCGCTCGAGGCGCTCTACGCCATCGAGGGTCCGGTGCTCGTGGTCAGCGACTCGACCTACGTCGTGAACTGCTTCAAGGACCGCTGGTACGAGGGTTGGAAGCGGCGGAACTGGACCAACAGCCAGAAGAAGCCCGTCGCCAACCGGGACCTCTGGGAGCCGCTCATCGACCGGTACCTCGCCCGGGGCGACGTCACCTTCCGCTGGGTGAAGGGCCACAGCGGTGACCCCATGAACGACCTGGTCGACGCCCTCGCGGTGGAGGCGTGCCAGACCCAGGCCTCGCGCTCCGGGGACGCGCCCCCGGATCTCTGA